Proteins from a single region of Primulina tabacum isolate GXHZ01 chromosome 5, ASM2559414v2, whole genome shotgun sequence:
- the LOC142547386 gene encoding pyrophosphate--fructose 6-phosphate 1-phosphotransferase subunit alpha, producing MDSDFGIERELSDLQKLRSKYRPELPPCLQGTTVRVEFGDATAAADSSGSHTISRSFPHTYGQPIAHFLRATAKVPDAQVITDHPATRVGLVFCGRQSPGGHNIIWGLLDALKVHNPKSTLLGFLGGSEGLFAQKTLEVTDDILATYKNQGGYDLLGRTKDQIRTTEQVNAALNACTTLKLDALVIIGGVTSNTDAAQLAETFAERKCPTKVVGVPVTLNGDLKNQFVETNVGFDTICKVNSQLISNVCTDALSAEKYYYFIRLMGRKASHVALECTLQSHPNMIILGEEVAASKLTLFDITKQICDAVQARGEQDKYHGVILLPEGLIESIPEVYALLQEIHGLLKQGVSADNISAQLSPWASALFEFLPPFIRKQLLLHPESDDSAQLSQIETEKLLAHLVEEEMNKRSKEGTYRGKKFNGICHFFGYQARGSLPSKFDCDYAYVLGHICYHVLASGLNGYMATVTNLKNPVNKWRCGAAPITAMMTVKRYGRGHGASTLGKPALHPATVDLKGKAYELLRQNATKFLMDDVYRNPGPLQFDGPGADAKAVSLCVEDQDYMGRIKKLQEYLDKVRSIVKPGCSQDVLRAALSAMASVTDILSVMSSPSSGTTPF from the exons ATGGATTCAGATTTCGGAATCGAGAGAGAACTCTCTGATCTGCAAAAGCTTCGATCTAAGTACCGCCCCGAGCTACCTCCCTGCCTTCAG GGAACTACAGTCCGTGTAGAGTTCGGTGATGCAACCGCAGCTGCGGACTCCTCAGGCTCTCACACCATTAGTAGGTCATTTCCTCACACTTACGGTCAACCTATAGCTCACTTCTTGAGGGCAACTGCTAAGGTCCCTGACGCTCAAGTAATTACTGATCATCCTGCTACCAG AGTTGGACTGGTTTTCTGTGGTCGTCAATCTCCCGGAGGACATAATATTATTTGGGGTCTTCTTGATGCTCTAAAAGTTCACAACCCCAAAAGTACTTTGCTTGGTTTTTTAG GTGGTTCGGAAGGTTTGTTTGCACAGAAAACTTTAGAGGTCACCGATGATATTCTTGCAACTTACAAAAACCAGG GTGGTTATGACTTGCTGGGACGAACAAAAGATCAAATTAGAACTACTGAGCAAGTCAATGCAGCACTCAATGCATGCACGACTTTGAAGTTGGATGCTCTTGTCATCATTGGAG GAGTGACATCAAACACAGATGCTGCCCAACTTGCCGAGACTTTTGCAGAAAGAAAGTGCCCCACAAAG GTGGTTGGTGTTCCTGTCACATTAAATGGAGATCTTAAAAACCAATTTGTTGAGACAAATGTGGGCTTTGATACAATATGTAAG GTTAATTCACAGCTGATAAGCAATGTCTGCACTGATGCCCTCTCTGCAGAGAAG tattattattttattcggCTAATGGGGCGGAAAGCATCGCATGTTGCCTTGGAATGCACTCTCCAATCCCATCCCAATATG ATCATTCTTGGTGAAGAGGTGGCTGCATCAAAGCTTACACTTTTTGATATTACAAAACAAATATGTGATGCAGTTCAAGCCAGGGGCGAACAAG ATAAATACCACGGTGTTATTCTGTTGCCGGAGGGGCTAATAGAAAGCATTCCAGAGGTTTATGCTCTATTGCAG GAAATTCATGGTTTGCTCAAGCAAGGTGTCTCTGCTGATAATATTTCTGCTCAACTGTCACCATGGGCTTCTGCCTTGTTTGAATTCTTGCCACCTTTTATAAGGAAACAG CTTCTTCTTCATCCTGAATCAGATGACTCTGCTCAACTATCTCAG ATCGAGACAGAAAAGCTGCTGGCTCATCTGGTTGAAGAAGAAATGAACAAGCGATCG AAAGAAGGAACTTACAGGGGAAAGAAGTTCAATGGTATATGCCATTTCTTCGGTTATCAAGCTCGAGGTTCATTACCATCAAAATTTGATTGTGACTATGCTTAT GTGCTTGGTCATATTTGCTACCACGTACTCGCATCTGGATTGAATGGTTATATGGCCACTGTAACAAATTTGAAAAATCCTGTAAACAAGTGGCGGTGCGGCGCTGCTCCTATAACC GCTATGATGACTGTTAAGCGTTATGGCCGTGGCCATGGGGCTTCAACCCTTGGAAAACCAGCTCTGCATCCTGCAACTGTTGATTTGAAGGGAAAGGCCTATGA GTTGTTGAGACAAAACGCAACCAAGTTTTTAATGGATGATGTATATAGAAACCCAGGACCCCTTCAATTTGACGGCCCTGGGGCCGACGCAAAGGCCGTAAGCCTTTGTGTTGAAGATCAGGATTACATGGGTCGCATCAAGAAATTGCAGGAATACCTCGACAAG GTGCGTTCGATTGTGAAACCAGGATGTTCTCAAGATGTTCTTAGAGCTGCTTTGAGTGCAATGGCTTCTGTGACTGACATTCTTTCTGTGATGTCCTCTCCTTCAAGTGGGACTACTCCCTTCTAA
- the LOC142547387 gene encoding protein PIN-LIKES 3-like isoform X2: protein MGLLDLFIASSIPVLKVLLVTGLGSYLASDSINILGDDARKHMNNVVFYVFNRALVCSNLAKSITYESMVKLWFMPFNILLTFILGSVLGWVVIQVTRAPMHLRGLVIGCCAAGNLGNLFLIIIPAVCKEQGSPFGNPEVCHTYGMAYASLSMAIGAIYLWSYVYNIVRVSSSKSLMEVEISNSPKSSSSPSGKTWTEPLLSSDETGLTLPRDRFDNSTPLVGVSDKIKHHLEKLFKKMNLKRLLAPSTIGAIVGFIVGLVPQIRNFLIGDTASLRVFQDTALLLGDGAIPAVTLIMGGNLLKGIKGSGIEKSVIFGIIVVRYVAMPLIGIGVVKGAVQFDLVPDDLLYQFVLLLQFALPPAMNIGTITQLFGAGETECSVIMLWCYLLASVVLTFWSTFFLWLLLQ, encoded by the exons ATGGGCCTTTTGGATCTCTTCATTGCCTCGTCGATTCCTGTGCTGAAAGTGCTTTTGGTGACTGGACTGGGATCATATCTTGCTTCAGACAGTATCAACATTCTTGGAGATGATGCAAGGAAGCATATGAATAAT GTTGTGTTCTATGTATTCAATCGGGCACTCGTCTGCAGCAACTTAGCCAAATCGATAACATATGAAAGCATGGTTAAGCT GTGGTTCATGCCTTTTAATATCCTTCTCACATTCATCTTGGGTTCGGTCCTCGGATGGGTGGTCATTCAAGTTACAAGAGCTCCTATGCATCTCCGAGGACTTGTTATAGGTTGTTGTGCTGCAG GGAACTTGGGGAACCTGTTTCTCATCATAATTCCAGCAGTTTGTAAAGAGCAGGGAAGCCCATTTGGAAATCCTGAAGTTTGCCATACATATGGAATGGCTTATGCTTCTCTTTCGATGGCT ATTGGAGCAATTTATCTGTGGTCTTATGTGTACAACATCGTTCGGGTATCATCAAGTAAGAGCTTGATGGAAGTTGAAATAAGTAACTCTCCAAAATCAAGCTCGTCGCCATCCGGAAAGACTTGGACTGAACCTTTACTTTCGTCAGATGAAACTGGATTGACTCTTCCACGAGATCGATTTGATAATAGTACGCCTCTG GTAGGTGTTTCAGATAAAATAAAGCATCACTTAGAAAAGCTCTTTAAAAAGATGAACCTCAAGAGGTTGCTCGCTCCATCAACAATTGGTGCA ATTGTTGGATTTATTGTTGGACTTGTACCACAAATCAGAAACTTTCTGATTGGTGATACGGCTTCTCTCCGTGTATTCCAAGATACTGCTCTTTTGCTGGG GGATGGAGCCATTCCAGCCGTTACACTGATCATGGGAGGAAACCTTTTAAAGG GCATAAAAGGTTCAGGAATTGAGAAATCTGTTATTTTTGGCATTATTGTTGTTCGATATGTTGCGATGCCTCTGATAGGCATTGGTGTTGTCAAAGGGGCAGTTCAGTTTGATTTAGTGCCTGACGATCTATTGTATCAGTTCGTTCTCTTGCTGCAGTTTGCACTCCCTCCTGCAATGAACATAG GTACCATAACCCAGTTATTTGGGGCTGGAGAGACAGAATGCTCAGTCATTATGTTGTGGTGTTATCTGCTGGCTTCGGTTGTGTTAACATTTTGGTCGACGTTCTTCTTGTGGCTTCTGCTTCAATAA
- the LOC142547387 gene encoding protein PIN-LIKES 3-like isoform X1 — protein MGLLDLFIASSIPVLKVLLVTGLGSYLASDSINILGDDARKHMNNVVFYVFNRALVCSNLAKSITYESMVKLWFMPFNILLTFILGSVLGWVVIQVTRAPMHLRGLVIGCCAAGNLGNLFLIIIPAVCKEQGSPFGNPEVCHTYGMAYASLSMAIGAIYLWSYVYNIVRVSSSKSLMEVEISNSPKSSSSPSGKTWTEPLLSSDETGLTLPRDRFDNSTPLVGVSDKIKHHLEKLFKKMNLKRLLAPSTIGAIVGFIVGLVPQIRNFLIGDTASLRVFQDTALLLGDGAIPAVTLIMGGNLLKGIKGSGIEKSVIFGIIVVRYVAMPLIGIGVVKGAVQFDLVPDDLLYQFVLLLQFALPPAMNIDTSNLEAFPFSISLWCITKVTASLSPREHTNNTFDTIENLIIYLKFAKTIDSNS, from the exons ATGGGCCTTTTGGATCTCTTCATTGCCTCGTCGATTCCTGTGCTGAAAGTGCTTTTGGTGACTGGACTGGGATCATATCTTGCTTCAGACAGTATCAACATTCTTGGAGATGATGCAAGGAAGCATATGAATAAT GTTGTGTTCTATGTATTCAATCGGGCACTCGTCTGCAGCAACTTAGCCAAATCGATAACATATGAAAGCATGGTTAAGCT GTGGTTCATGCCTTTTAATATCCTTCTCACATTCATCTTGGGTTCGGTCCTCGGATGGGTGGTCATTCAAGTTACAAGAGCTCCTATGCATCTCCGAGGACTTGTTATAGGTTGTTGTGCTGCAG GGAACTTGGGGAACCTGTTTCTCATCATAATTCCAGCAGTTTGTAAAGAGCAGGGAAGCCCATTTGGAAATCCTGAAGTTTGCCATACATATGGAATGGCTTATGCTTCTCTTTCGATGGCT ATTGGAGCAATTTATCTGTGGTCTTATGTGTACAACATCGTTCGGGTATCATCAAGTAAGAGCTTGATGGAAGTTGAAATAAGTAACTCTCCAAAATCAAGCTCGTCGCCATCCGGAAAGACTTGGACTGAACCTTTACTTTCGTCAGATGAAACTGGATTGACTCTTCCACGAGATCGATTTGATAATAGTACGCCTCTG GTAGGTGTTTCAGATAAAATAAAGCATCACTTAGAAAAGCTCTTTAAAAAGATGAACCTCAAGAGGTTGCTCGCTCCATCAACAATTGGTGCA ATTGTTGGATTTATTGTTGGACTTGTACCACAAATCAGAAACTTTCTGATTGGTGATACGGCTTCTCTCCGTGTATTCCAAGATACTGCTCTTTTGCTGGG GGATGGAGCCATTCCAGCCGTTACACTGATCATGGGAGGAAACCTTTTAAAGG GCATAAAAGGTTCAGGAATTGAGAAATCTGTTATTTTTGGCATTATTGTTGTTCGATATGTTGCGATGCCTCTGATAGGCATTGGTGTTGTCAAAGGGGCAGTTCAGTTTGATTTAGTGCCTGACGATCTATTGTATCAGTTCGTTCTCTTGCTGCAGTTTGCACTCCCTCCTGCAATGAACATAGATACATCAAATCTTGAAGCATTCCCTTTCTCCATTTCATTGTGGTGTATAACTAAAGTTACCGCTTCCCTAAGCCCACGGGAACACACAAACAATACATTTGACACTATTGAAAACCTCATTATCTATCTTAAATTTGCCAAAACAATTGACTCGAATAGTTAA